The nucleotide sequence AGTGATAAAATACTGTTTTTTTGAAAGTGAGACTGAAATTGCATCATAATTTACTTTTTAGTATAAACATAAGAAAAATCGAAACTGCAAATACATTCATAGTTAATGCCAACAAAAAAATAAAAACGTATCCACTCAACGGTTGTATTTTAAATAATTACCGTTGCGCGCATCACTTAATACTATGTTAGAATTTTAAATCGCAGCCATACATTAGTCATTCATTGTTTAGCGGGTTAAGAATGATAATCTTTAACATGATAACAGAGCTGCACGAATATAGCCATCAATGGGTCCCCGATGCTGAGGAATCCCCTGATAATTTACAAATAAATCATCAAATTAGGGTGGAAGCGCATCTTGTTGCATGATCAAATGGTTTCGTCAAAAACTACACTTGGACAACAAGATGCGCGAAGCCAATATCCTACAACATTCTTTACACCAATACTGCCCAGAACTTCACCTAAAACGATTAAACAGTTTGATGCTGGCCTCTAAGGCACTGATTGAATGTAAGACACTGACCTTGACTGAGTTAGGTCGAAATTTACCAACCACGGCTCGAACCAAGCACAACATCAAGCGCATTGATCGTTTGCTCGGCAACACGCATCTGCATCAAGAGCGGTTAGCGGTCTACCAATGGCATGCCAGCCTTATCTGTTCTGGTAACCCTATGCCGATTGTGCTCGTCGATTGGTCAGATATCCGAGAGCATAAACGCATCATGGCCCTGCGAGCCTCAATAGCCTTCAATGGCCGCTCTATTACCCTATATGAGAAATCCTATCCCCTATCAGAACAATGCTCTAAGGCCGCCCACAACGGTTTTTTAGCGGACTTAGCCAAGATTTTACCTTTGCATGTTACCCCTCTCATCGTGACTGACGCGGGGTTCAAAGTGCCTTGGTACAAAGAGGTTGAGGCACATGGTTGGTTTTGGCTAAGCCGTATTCGCGGTACAGTTCAATTTGCAGATATTGGTGCCGAAAATTGGCGTGCAGTGCGCAGTACACATGACTTGGCCAACGGTCAAGCGAAGAGCCTGGGTTGTAAGACCTTGACCAAAACTAACCCTATCAATTGCCATCTCTCGCTGTATCGTAGCAAACCTAAGGGCCGTACAAATCAGCGTTCAACCAGGACGAATTGCCACCATCCATCAGCAAAAACGTACTCAACAGCGGCGAGAGAACCTTGGGTGTTAGCCAGCAACTTACCACCAGGATCTCGGAGCCCAAAACAGCTGGTAAACCTGTACGCCAAACGTATGCAAATAGAGGAAACCTTTCGTGACCTCAAAAGCCCGGCATACGGCTTTGGCTTACGCCAAAGTCGTACCAACAGTCCAGAGCGATTCGACATCATCCTACTGATTGCGTTAATGGTTCAATGCCTGTTGTGGCTAGTTGGTTTACATGCACAGCAACAGGGCTGGGATAAGCATTTTCAGGCCAATACCATTGGGCATCGAACGGTACTCTCAACGATTCGCTTGGGATTGGAGGTACTCAGGCGGCCTGATTATCAAATCACGGAGAAAGAATTGCTGGCGGCGTGGGTATTATTCGCCAATCAGTTACTCAAATATGGCTATGCTATGGCCGATTTATGAGGGGATCCTTCAGTCCCCGATGTCGCTTAATTGGTCAGCATCAACAAAGTTTTTACATCTTCTCACAAAAATCCACAGAAAATAATCAGAAGTTGACTTCTTAGCACCTGAACTTTATCGAGACAATAACTCTAGCACCACATTTAATTACATTTCAAGTTAAAAGTAGCGCTAAAAACTCATCATTTACAACTAGATTGCAAGATCTGAATAATTAAAAAAACGGGACTTAAATTTGACTTTTATCATGAATTAAATTGATGTGGTGGTTTTTAAAATAGTAAATCCACAGCCATTTACAAAAGCCAACTTTGTGATAAAGGTTTAAATAATTGATGCTGATATTTGATTGGTTTACGTCAAGGTGTATATTGTCGAGCATCAGCATACCCACCTCCTATAATTTACTAGAGCCTTAAATGAAATTACATATACTTTTAATGTTGACAATATTAACAAATGCATGCAGTTCATTCCCAAACTCTTCCAGTAAAATTAATAACGTTCAAGAACAAGATTTAAAACATAATATTAATGCTCTCGACAAAGTATTGTCCGGTGATGAAATCACACGTTTTTTCGCAAGTTATTACAGCCTACAAAAACACATTAACAACAATCAAAAAGCAAGTGTCATGACCAACAACGATCAAACAAAATGCTGGGAACCTTTTGAAACAGCGATCAATAATCTAGCTTTGCAACGCCATAAGGACATTAAAAAAGTTTCATATGGGAACCATCCTAAAGAGGCCCTATTTATCGCATCTGATTCGTCAATAATAATTCATCAACTCAAACAAATGGCCAATGAAACATGCGGAACTGAAAAAAATATTAGTGCCATATCGAAATACCGACAACAATTATCAGCACTATCCACTCAAGTACAAAACAATAAACAAACAGCTTGCGCAGCATATTCAAACATTCGTATTCAAGAACTCACTTCACCAACTATAGATAAATTAAAAAATGAAGAGATTTTTATTTTAGAGCACTTGTGCCAGTAATATCTGTCTAACTTAAACATTAAAAATTTAGAATTCCAGACATACTAAATATTGATTAATCCAGCAAAAAATATGTAACCTTTTGCAATTAACCATCAGCATATTGCCGATATGCGCACCCTATCACTTACCATTAATTGAACAAGGCCAATAAATCACTGCGATCGCCTTGCCACAGCCCTAAATTATCTTCGGTCAATATGCTATCGGCGAGCCCTTGTTTTTGGCTTTGCATTAACTGGATTTTCTCTTCAACGGTATCTTCAGCAATTAATTTATACACAAACACAGGTTTTTCTTGGCCCATGCGATGGGCTCTATCTGTGGCTTGGCGCTCAGCGGCAGGATTCCACCAAGGATCAAAATGAATCACAGTATCGGCAGCGGTTAAATTTAACCCTGTGCCACCCGCCTTTAAGCTAATAAGAAATACTGAGCTGTCGCCCATTTGAAATTTATCTATCTCATCTTGTCTGAGTTTAGTTTTGCCAGTGAGCTTGCTATAGCGAATATCAGCCACATGTAACCAGTCTTCAATATGATCAAGCATGCTGGTAAATTGACTAAAGATAAGAATCTTACGCCCTTCTTCTATCATTTCTGGCAAGTGCTGCTGCAGCCAAGCCAACTTAGCATTAGAGTGCACCTGCTGCGCTTGCTCAAGCTTGACTAATCTTGGGTCACAGCAGGCTTGACGCAATTTAAGCAAGGCATCGAGGACTTCAATATGACTCTTAGCCATGCCCTTTTCAGCAAACAGCAATCTAACGCGCTTTTCCATCAACACACGTATGCTTTCATATAAGTTACGTTGATCTTTCTCAAGCGCTAAGTAACAAACTATCTCGGTTTTTTCAGGTAATTCACTGGCGACTTGCTGTTTAGTGCGACGCAATAAAAAGGGAGCAATACGCTGGCCTAATTGCTGCGCCCTTTGAGTGTCGCCATCTTTTTCAATGGCTTGTTTAAAGTATTGATTAAAGCTCTTAGAGTCACCCAGTAACCCTGGCAGCACAAAGTCCATTAAGGATTTAAGTTCACCTAGGTGATTTTCCATCGGCGTGCCAGATAGACACAACTTCATAGTGGCCGTCATAGCTGCTAACAACTGCGTGACTTTAGCTTTGGCATTCTTAATATGCTGCGCTTCATCTAACACTAATAA is from Shewanella sp. SNU WT4 and encodes:
- a CDS encoding IS4-like element IS10A family transposase; this encodes MREANILQHSLHQYCPELHLKRLNSLMLASKALIECKTLTLTELGRNLPTTARTKHNIKRIDRLLGNTHLHQERLAVYQWHASLICSGNPMPIVLVDWSDIREHKRIMALRASIAFNGRSITLYEKSYPLSEQCSKAAHNGFLADLAKILPLHVTPLIVTDAGFKVPWYKEVEAHGWFWLSRIRGTVQFADIGAENWRAVRSTHDLANGQAKSLGCKTLTKTNPINCHLSLYRSKPKGRTNQRSTRTNCHHPSAKTYSTAAREPWVLASNLPPGSRSPKQLVNLYAKRMQIEETFRDLKSPAYGFGLRQSRTNSPERFDIILLIALMVQCLLWLVGLHAQQQGWDKHFQANTIGHRTVLSTIRLGLEVLRRPDYQITEKELLAAWVLFANQLLKYGYAMADL